The genomic DNA AACTCGTGCTCAGCCGCAAGTTTCTCTACCGTGTCGATCTTGGTCTCCGCGACCTCTCGCGTAAAGACCCCGGCGACACCGACGCCGTTGTGGTGGACGTGCAACATGACGCGCGTCGCGCTGGCTTCGGTGTGTCGGAACACACCCATGAGCACGAAAACGACGAAGTCACGCGTGGTGAAGTCGTCGTTGTGCATGAGCACCCGGTACATGCGGGGACGCTTGGTCTTCTCGCGGGTGCGCGTCTCGACTACGACGTCGCC from Sandaracinaceae bacterium includes the following:
- a CDS encoding ATP-dependent Clp protease adaptor ClpS, giving the protein MAKPFEDDGDVVVETRTREKTKRPRMYRVLMHNDDFTTRDFVVFVLMGVFRHTEASATRVMLHVHHNGVGVAGVFTREVAETKIDTVEKLAAEHEFPLRLTMEPEEEPKDTDD